A single genomic interval of Pithys albifrons albifrons isolate INPA30051 chromosome 11, PitAlb_v1, whole genome shotgun sequence harbors:
- the MAB21L4 gene encoding protein mab-21-like 4 — protein sequence MEANTSLWHSYLTVILSRERQRLEQFQRAEDILLTLLEDVHAREPRFLVDYNRNLEAFEFALCASEDAVTVEMPLRIDSDALQVVACQPRDTPGGHPAGMNTCYLQVPSPGTDLEDWIDVVGATEHGGGARCLVPGKVLQHLKELLVSAIVHCQRCFLLQPGDVSAEHLQEDAMELSLVIRGTWKTIRFDIVPVVRRHREPLQRQGQQSDRGFPEGSLRKATEESHFVPASPHCWRSSTHLPILKLLYAVDTLKGHCLDSLRLLDQLRDQDWGGHGGKSSLTFNSLKMVLLWSMELFPSLEDWQDLEGSVYRLLVILLRCLAIRHLPSFLNPEENLFQGVATDLDSVYHKVESFAWDPQRFLHFHFGPPARTDSGQADPNTRALLQLPNKDGSYWNTAYFDILLSQFQVYQTQDSARRSAMSQLLSKIRGEIPQQS from the exons ATGGAAGCCAACACTTCCCTCTGGCACAGCTACCTCACGGTGATCCTGTCCCGCGAGAGACAGCGGCTGGAGCAATTCCAGAGGGCTGAGGACATCCTGCTCACCCTGCTGGAGGATGTCCATGCCAGGGAGCCCCGGTTCCTTGTGGACTACAATAGGAATCTGGAAGCCTTCGAGTTTGCTCTCTGTGCCTCTGAGGATGCTGTCACTGTAGAGATGCCTCTGCGGATCGACAGCGATGCTCTGCAGGTGGTGGCatgccagcccagggacaccccaggtGGGCACCCTGCAGGGATGAACACCTGCTATCTGCAAGTGCCCTCTCCAGGGACCGATTTGGAAGACTGGATTGATGTCGTGGGTGCAACGGAGCATGGAGGCGGTGCAAGGTGTCTGGTTCCGGGCAAAGTCCTCCAGCACCTGAAAGAGCTCCTTGTTTCAGCCATCGTGCACTGCCAGCGCTGCTTCCTGCTTCAGCCAG GTGACGTCAGTGCTGAACATCTGCAGGAAGATGCCATGGAGCTCTCCCTGGTGATCCGTGGCACCTGGAAGACCATTCGCTTTGACATTGTTCCAGTGGTGAGGAGGCACCGGGAGCCACTGCAGCGTCAGGGGCAGCAGAGTGACAGGGGCTTCCCTGAAGGCAGCCTCCGGAAGGCCACAGAAGAGTCCCACTTTGTCCCTGCCTCTCCCCACTGCTGGAG ATCCTCCACTCACCTCCCCATCCTGAAGCTACTGTATGCAGTGGACACACTGAAGGGACACTGTCTGGACAGCCTTCGTCTGCTCGATCAGCTCCGTGACCAGGACTGGGGAGGGCACGGTGGGAAAAGCAGCCTCACTTTCAACTCCCTGAAG atGGTGCTGCTGTGGAGCATGGAGCTCTTCCCCTCCCTGGAGGACTGGCAGGACCTCGAGGGCTCTGTCTACCGGCTCTTGGTGATCCTTCTCCGCTGCCTGGCCATCCGGCACCTGCCCAGCTTCCTGAACCCAGAGGAGAACCTCTTCCAAGGAGTGGCCACAGACCTTGACTCCGTCTATCATAAAGTAGAGAGCTTTGCCTGGGACCCCCAGCGCTTCCTCCACTTCCATTTTGGCCCCCCAGCACGCACTGACAGTGGGCAGGCAGACCCCAACACCCGAGCTCTTCTGCAGCTCCCCAACAAGGATGGGTCCTACTGGAACACAGCCTACTTTGACATCCTGCTCAGCCAG TTTCAGGTGTACCAGACCCAGGACAGTGCACGACGCTCAGCAatgtcccagctcctctccaagATCCGTGGAGAAATCCCCCAACAGAGCTGA